The Oryzihumus leptocrescens sequence ACGCCAGCCACGAGCAGGAGGCCAAGGTCAGCAAGCTGGTCTCGCTGCTGGTGAAGTTCGTCGCGCTGATCTTCGTCCTGACGATGGACAAGCAGAACGCCATCAACTTCCAGCTGCTCGGTGGCATCTGGATCCTTCAGACGTTCCCCGCCGTCGTCTTCGGCCTCTACACCCGCTGGTTCCACCGATGGGCGCTCCTGGCCGGCTGGGCGGTCGCGATGGTCTACGGCACCATCACGGCCTACAACCAGGTCAACCCCGTCACCGGGCAGCACTTCGGCACATCGGTGGCCACGATCGAGGGCATCGGCCAGATGGGCTACATCGCCTTCACCGCCTTCATCCTCAACATCGTGGTCGCCGCCGTGATCACGCTGCTGCTGCGGGCGGTCAAGGCGCCGGAGGGGGAGGACGCCACGATCAAGGGTGACTACTTCGCCGACGCCGGCGACCCCAAGGTCAGCGACCTGCCAGAGCTCGTGCACTGACCGGCGGGGCGAGAGCCCCGGGTCCGGACGCAGCAAACGGCCCGAACCAGCCTGCACCACAGGCGGGGTTCGGGCCGTTTGCTGCGTCCGGTGGGCCGCCGCTGGGTCAGTGGACACCGCGGCCGAGGACACGGGTCAGGGAGTCCACGACGCGAGGGTCGTACTCGTAGCCGAGACCGAGGTGGATCCGCTCGACTGCCGCATCCCGGCGGGAGGGCGCCGGGCTGTCGCCGACGAGGTCGTCAAAGGCATTGACGACCTTGATGATCCGGCTGGCCAGCGGGAGGTCCTCGCCGAACTCGCGCACCTGCCTGAACGGCGTGGTCTGCGCCTCCATGATCCTCGCGACCTTGTCGAGCACGCCGGTCTGCCGGACGATCTCGGCGCCGTCGTTGGCAATCCGGCGCTGGTCGGCCGGCGCCGCCATGACGGTCGCTCCCCCGGGGATCGGCTCGCGCAGGGCGACCTGGCCGATGTCGTGCAGCAGCGCGGCGTACTCCAGGTCCACGGCGTCACGCTCGGACATGCCCAGGTCGCGACCCATCGCGAGCGAGACGGTAGCCACGCGCAGCGCGTGCCCGTGCTCGGTGTAGCCCGCCAGCTCGGTCAGCCGGGACAGCGACCGGATGGTCTGGCGGTAGGTCGCGCGCACCGACGCGTAGCGGCGCACCGCGAACTGGGTCAGCACCAGGGGGAAGAGGAACAGCGGGATCGCGATGACGCCCAGCGGACGCTCGGCCAGGGCGATGAGGGCACCGGTCGTCGACAGGGCCGTGGCCAGGCCAGAGGCCGCTCGGAGCTCGTCGCTGAGCACCCGGGGGAAGCGTGCGTGGTCCCGGGCGGCGCGCGCAGCCGCAGCGAGGACCGCCTCGACGAGCAGCGCGACGAGGGTCACCAGGAGCATCGCGACAGCCACCAGCCACCGCGGCACCGTGGTGTCGAGTGCCACCTGGACCAGCGTCCGCCCCTCCGCCAGGGGCACCTCGCGGAAGAGCACCGCGGCCACCGCGACGCTGAACAGGCGGGTGGTCAGGTCGGAGACGCGCACCAAGCGTCCCCTCATCAGGTGCGGCGCGACTCCAAACCCCATCGCGAACGCCGTCGTCGCGACGACGAGCGCGGCGCTGATGTCGGCGGGCTCGCCGCGTTGCGCCTCGCTGGTGATCGCGAACGCGAAGGCCGCCGCCGTCGCGATCGGCGCCGACTCACGGCTGCCGGGAAGGTCGATGCGCAGCAGCTCGCCGGTCGCAATCGCCGCGATGAAGGCCCCAACCAGGAGCGGACCAGGGAGGGGAACCTCTCTCCAGGCATGCGCCGTGACAGCGACCGCGAGCAGGACCAGCGCGGCGCCAGCCAGGGCGAGCACCCGTTCGACGGCGACCGCGGGCGTCCGCCGCGTCATCGGGTCACCTCCTGTCGCAGTGGAGCCTGGCGGGCGGCAGCACGGTCGGCACGCGCCGCGAGCGTGTCGCTCTCGACCGGGTCGTCATGGTCGTAGGTGCCGGCGTGGCCGGCGAGCGTGTCGGGGTCGACCTCGGCCCGCTGCCACGACTGGCGCGCCAGAGCCCGTTCCAGGGCGGCCACGATTGCCGGGTCCAGGTGGGTGCCGGAGCGGGCCCGCAGCTCCGCCAGGGCGTCCTCGACGGGCAGCGCCGGACGGTCAGGCCGGGTGGTGGTCAGCGAGTCGAACGCATCCGCGACGGCGATGATGCGCGCGAACTCCGGGATGTCCGTGCCGCTGAGCCCGGCCGGGTAGCCGCGGCCGTCGAACCGTTCGTGGTGGTGGCGGATGCCCTCCACTGACTCCTGGAGGAAGTCGATGTCGCGGACCATCTCCACGCCACGGACGGCGTGCATCGCCACGGTTTCCAGCTCGTCGTCGGAGAGCGGGCCGGACTGGCGCAGCAGCCGCGAGGGGATGCCCAGCTTGCCGATGTCGTGCAGCATGCCGGCGTAGCGCAGCGCCTCCGTGCGGCGCTGGCCCAGGGCCATCGCCCCGGCGATGCGCTCACAGAGGGAGGCGATGCGCTCGCTGTGGCCGCGGGTGAACGGGTCCTTGGTCTCCACCGCCGTCACCAGGGCGCTGAGTGTGCGTTCGTGGGCGCGCTGCTCCTCGCCGTACTGCACGAAGGCCCACCGCGCGACGAACAGCGGCGCGAGGACGAGGACCGCCGAGAACGGCCCGACCTGCGCCGGGATCCACAGGATGACGAAGAGGTAGCCGATGACGCCGTAGCCGATGTAGGCCGGGCCGGAGGAGGAGAGCATGCCGGGCACGAACCTGCGCAGTGGTACGCCCTGGGACAGGTTGACGATGCCGCCGAGCACAAGAGCGTTGACGAGGCACTGGGCTACGTCCGCGACCATCAGCGGGAAGAAGACCTTGGTGAGGAGTGGCAGCACCCCCGCCGCGGCGCTGATGTGGACGATCCCTCCTGCGAGGAGGTAAGCCAGACCACCCACCGCGCCGATGATCGAGGCCATGCCGGTGTTGAACAACCGCGCGTCCAGCCGCTGGCGCCGCAGCTCGAGGGCAGGGGTCACCAGGCCCACGATGGCGGCCCCGGCCGGGCCGACCACGGCCACCGAGGTCAGCAGGATGATGCTGGTGAAGGTGAACGTGACCTGGGACTTGATGTGCCCCGCACGGCGCCACGAGCTGAGGGTGCCCATGGCGCACAGGACGACCAGGGCGACGCCCATGTCGGGCACCGGGAAGGAGCGCCAGCACAGCGCGGCCAGCCCGGCAGCCGCGAGGAAGACGAGTGAGATGTAGACCCGCACACCGGCAGGGGCGCCGCCGCTGCTCGCGGGGCGCCCCTGCCTGGAAGTCATGGCACCAAACCTAGTGCCAATGGTGTGCTCAGATCTCGAAGTCGGTGCCCTCGGCGTTGGGGGTCCACCACCAGATGCCCTCCGGGGCCGGGGTCGAAACCGCGCGGCCGTCCCAGCTCTGGGTCGCGTCCTTGGTCAGCATGGACTCGAGAACCTTGGCGATGGTCTTCATGGTGGAACCCTTTCCGGAGGCACTGCACGCAGGGGAGTGTTCGTGGTTCGGCCTGGGCCGAAGCGGAGGAGGTGGGGCCCCGTGTCCTTCGCTCTGAGGAGATCGTGTCACCGGATCGAGCTGGGACTTCCAAGCCTGACCATCCCCATACGCCCGCGGTGCGGGCATGGCGAAAGAACCCCTGGCCTTACGCGCATTTGCCCTCATTGAGGTCGATTTGCGTAATTTTGCCACGACGGCTGGTGATCGTCGAGCCCCCCGGCCCGGAAGCCGGTCCACCCCCATGTGCCGGCTGTGCGAGAATAGCGCCGTACGCGCCCCGATGGGCGCGTTAGCCATACCCGAATTTGGAGCTGACATGAGCAAGCGCGCCCGCAAGCGCCGCTCCCGCAAGGGCAACGCCGCCAACCACGGCCGCAAGCCCAACGCCTGAGCCGCGTAGCACACACGTCGAAGGCCCCTTCACCGACTGGTGAGGGGGCCTTCGTGCGTTCCGCGCCCGGGCGGCTGGCAGGTCAGTCGGACAGCTCGACCCGAACGGTCGTGATACGCGCCATGATCTGGGTGCGCAGCTCGGTGGGCGCCTGCTCGCACGCACAGGAGCGACGGACCAGCGCCTTGAGCATGTGGTCCAGGTCGTACTCCTTCAGGCAGGGGCCGCACTCCTCGAGGTGCTGCTTGATCTTGGCGCAGTCGTCGGGGCCCATCTCGCCGTCGAGGTAGTCATAGACCTTGAGCAGGACCTCGGAGCAGTCCGTGTCGTGGTGGTTGCCACAGCTCATGACGTCGCCTCCTCGCGCACGAAACCACGCTCGAGGGCGTAGTCGGTGAGCAGCTCACGCAGCTGGCGGCGGCCGCGGTGCAGGCGCGACATGACCGTCCCGATCGGGGTGTCCATGATCTCTGCGATCTCCTTGTAGGCGAAGCCCTCGACATCGGCAAGGTAGACGGCCAGCCGGAACTCGTCGGGGATCTCCTGCAGGGCGCGCTTGACGTCGCTGTCCGGCAGGTGGTCGAGGGCCTCGGTCTCGGCCGAACGCAGGCCGCTGGAGGTGTGGGACTCCGCGCGCGCGAGCTGGTAGTCCTC is a genomic window containing:
- a CDS encoding HD-GYP domain-containing protein; translated protein: MTRRTPAVAVERVLALAGAALVLLAVAVTAHAWREVPLPGPLLVGAFIAAIATGELLRIDLPGSRESAPIATAAAFAFAITSEAQRGEPADISAALVVATTAFAMGFGVAPHLMRGRLVRVSDLTTRLFSVAVAAVLFREVPLAEGRTLVQVALDTTVPRWLVAVAMLLVTLVALLVEAVLAAAARAARDHARFPRVLSDELRAASGLATALSTTGALIALAERPLGVIAIPLFLFPLVLTQFAVRRYASVRATYRQTIRSLSRLTELAGYTEHGHALRVATVSLAMGRDLGMSERDAVDLEYAALLHDIGQVALREPIPGGATVMAAPADQRRIANDGAEIVRQTGVLDKVARIMEAQTTPFRQVREFGEDLPLASRIIKVVNAFDDLVGDSPAPSRRDAAVERIHLGLGYEYDPRVVDSLTRVLGRGVH
- a CDS encoding HD-GYP domain-containing protein translates to MTSRQGRPASSGGAPAGVRVYISLVFLAAAGLAALCWRSFPVPDMGVALVVLCAMGTLSSWRRAGHIKSQVTFTFTSIILLTSVAVVGPAGAAIVGLVTPALELRRQRLDARLFNTGMASIIGAVGGLAYLLAGGIVHISAAAGVLPLLTKVFFPLMVADVAQCLVNALVLGGIVNLSQGVPLRRFVPGMLSSSGPAYIGYGVIGYLFVILWIPAQVGPFSAVLVLAPLFVARWAFVQYGEEQRAHERTLSALVTAVETKDPFTRGHSERIASLCERIAGAMALGQRRTEALRYAGMLHDIGKLGIPSRLLRQSGPLSDDELETVAMHAVRGVEMVRDIDFLQESVEGIRHHHERFDGRGYPAGLSGTDIPEFARIIAVADAFDSLTTTRPDRPALPVEDALAELRARSGTHLDPAIVAALERALARQSWQRAEVDPDTLAGHAGTYDHDDPVESDTLAARADRAAARQAPLRQEVTR
- a CDS encoding 50S ribosomal protein bL37, producing MSKRARKRRSRKGNAANHGRKPNA
- the rsrA gene encoding mycothiol system anti-sigma-R factor produces the protein MSCGNHHDTDCSEVLLKVYDYLDGEMGPDDCAKIKQHLEECGPCLKEYDLDHMLKALVRRSCACEQAPTELRTQIMARITTVRVELSD